The Streptococcus viridans genome includes a window with the following:
- a CDS encoding AraC family transcriptional regulator, with translation MNTKTLYRQTSFTNSDFPFSIKQISTQNGQPDILFHWHTDIEIIYVNEGTAQFHIDYEYFNSQPGDIILIRPNALHSIHPIQSSSHTMDILHFNLDLIGITHKNIATLKYLQPLYNGDFEFVRRIQAQSPGYEKIKQSLLTCMANGREQGPFYELRLKSQLNELLYLLFSHHYIVEKKFSTDAYRKEEKIRLVLDHISNHYQEELMIEHLAELCHFSPTHFMNFFKKQLGISCMEYIIQYRLKKAAHLLQHSDLAIIDIASQSGFNNLSNFNRQFKKYYQATPSQYRKACL, from the coding sequence ATGAACACAAAGACCTTATACCGCCAAACATCCTTTACAAATAGCGATTTCCCTTTTTCAATCAAACAGATTAGCACTCAAAATGGCCAACCGGATATTTTATTTCATTGGCACACTGATATTGAGATTATTTATGTCAACGAAGGGACTGCCCAATTCCATATCGATTATGAATATTTTAATAGCCAGCCCGGTGATATTATTTTGATCCGGCCCAATGCCCTTCACTCCATTCATCCCATCCAGAGTTCTTCCCATACCATGGATATCCTCCATTTTAATCTAGACCTGATTGGGATTACCCATAAAAACATTGCCACTCTAAAATATTTACAACCCCTCTACAATGGTGATTTTGAATTTGTTCGACGCATTCAAGCCCAATCACCCGGTTACGAAAAAATTAAACAGAGCCTCTTGACCTGTATGGCAAACGGAAGAGAACAAGGCCCCTTCTATGAACTCCGACTCAAATCCCAGCTCAATGAACTCCTCTATCTCCTCTTTTCTCACCACTATATTGTCGAGAAGAAGTTTTCAACAGATGCTTATCGGAAAGAAGAAAAAATTCGTTTGGTCCTCGACCATATTTCGAACCATTACCAAGAGGAGCTCATGATTGAACATTTAGCAGAGTTGTGTCATTTTAGCCCGACCCACTTTATGAATTTCTTTAAGAAACAATTAGGGATCTCTTGTATGGAGTATATCATCCAATATCGGCTGAAAAAAGCTGCCCACCTCCTCCAGCATTCCGATCTGGCAATCATTGATATCGCGAGCCAATCTGGCTTCAACAACCTCTCAAACTTTAATCGCCAGTTCAAGAAATACTATCAGGCCACTCCAAGCCAATACCGAAAAGCTTGTCTTTAA
- a CDS encoding MutS-related protein yields MDKLGWLPIGFVGLIIVMVLTNCIATIFLRKKLAKAWESERFFIKKDSEESLAETILLASTLQQTDSQVDGQTWHDLDMHRVFDLLNHTQSSIGAEALYQRMRLLNFQPDASLQELEDFFEHHPDLRLKVQVVMNQLGKKNHNMARSIVANPGNQDSSIYLSLYIFLACLPVLSLFFLPFFKIQALSVLIASVTFNIIFSSIRNWSNKMRLDQVSYLVRIFASAEKLSRLALPKQEALKQAVQPFKKTKVISSILQSPTGSSEMEIILIYLNFLFLIPQIAQIYIYQQVRAHQKEAQETINLLGELEVAISLLRHKRDGKLVCHPCFKQDGGIKGKGIYHPLLADPVANDVSFEKNMVISGDNASGKSTYLKMVAINCILAQGLGFAYGESLELSYGHVMTSMDVSDDIEVGDSYFITESKTILRMIESLEKSGFHYFFIDELFKGTNTIERIGSGLGIVRWLSRHDCLYMISSHDIELVAASGAVNDNYHFDSRYVDGKIVFDYQIKQGAAVTKNAVNTLKSLHFPSEITQTSQELIGQYEKTGKWSLNRMLSDKEEGR; encoded by the coding sequence ATGGACAAACTTGGATGGTTACCAATTGGATTTGTTGGACTGATCATCGTTATGGTTCTAACAAACTGTATAGCAACGATTTTTCTGAGAAAAAAATTAGCCAAGGCTTGGGAGAGCGAACGGTTTTTTATAAAAAAAGATAGTGAAGAAAGTTTAGCAGAAACCATTCTCTTGGCGTCAACACTCCAACAAACAGATAGTCAAGTAGACGGCCAAACTTGGCATGATTTAGACATGCATAGAGTCTTTGATCTGCTAAACCATACACAGTCTAGTATTGGGGCTGAGGCCTTGTATCAGAGGATGCGTTTGTTAAACTTTCAACCAGATGCATCTTTGCAGGAGTTAGAAGATTTCTTTGAACATCACCCGGATCTTCGTCTGAAGGTTCAGGTTGTTATGAACCAGTTAGGAAAAAAGAACCACAATATGGCTAGAAGTATTGTGGCGAATCCAGGGAATCAAGATTCGAGTATCTATCTTTCTCTCTATATTTTTTTAGCGTGTTTGCCAGTCCTCTCTCTTTTCTTTCTTCCGTTTTTTAAAATTCAAGCCTTGTCAGTCTTGATAGCGAGTGTGACGTTTAATATCATTTTTTCGAGCATTCGGAATTGGTCGAATAAAATGCGCTTGGATCAAGTTAGTTACCTGGTTCGCATCTTTGCTTCAGCGGAAAAGTTGAGTCGTTTAGCGCTTCCGAAACAAGAAGCACTCAAACAGGCTGTCCAACCATTTAAGAAGACGAAAGTCATTTCCAGCATCTTACAAAGTCCAACAGGAAGCTCCGAGATGGAAATTATCCTGATTTACCTTAATTTTCTTTTCTTAATTCCGCAGATTGCCCAGATCTATATCTATCAGCAAGTGAGGGCTCATCAGAAAGAAGCGCAGGAAACAATCAATCTTTTGGGGGAATTGGAAGTAGCTATTAGCCTTCTACGCCATAAGCGTGATGGTAAATTGGTCTGTCATCCCTGTTTTAAACAAGATGGAGGGATCAAGGGCAAGGGGATCTACCATCCTTTGCTAGCGGATCCGGTTGCTAATGACGTTAGTTTTGAAAAAAATATGGTGATCAGTGGAGATAATGCCTCAGGGAAATCCACTTATTTGAAAATGGTAGCCATTAACTGTATTTTAGCGCAGGGCTTGGGCTTCGCCTATGGCGAAAGTTTGGAGCTTTCTTATGGACATGTCATGACCTCTATGGATGTTAGCGATGATATTGAGGTTGGAGATAGCTATTTTATTACAGAGAGCAAAACGATTCTCCGAATGATTGAGAGTCTGGAAAAGTCTGGCTTTCATTATTTCTTTATTGATGAACTCTTTAAGGGAACCAATACCATTGAGCGAATTGGGTCTGGCTTGGGCATTGTTCGCTGGCTATCGAGACACGATTGCCTGTATATGATTTCGAGCCATGATATTGAGCTAGTTGCGGCATCTGGTGCAGTCAATGATAATTATCATTTTGACAGTCGCTATGTTGACGGGAAAATCGTCTTTGATTATCAGATAAAGCAGGGAGCTGCAGTAACGAAGAATGCGGTCAATACATTAAAAAGCCTCCATTTTCCTTCAGAAATCACTCAAACTTCCCAAGAATTAATTGGACAATATGAAAAGACAGGGAAATGGTCTTTAAATAGAATGTTGAGTGATAAAGAGGAAGGTCGCTAG
- a CDS encoding CapA family protein, whose protein sequence is MLNEWLDIGLGKVTVVRLTNEQFVYGLLITVFASANLVLWVQKWNGFPITALEMPEVVEKQEEIHPDQLPHTARIMANGDQLYHDLVYMSAVKEDGSYDFSENYHYAQEWLKQGDLVLGDFEGTINSDYGLSGYPIFNAPGAVVASIKDAGYQVMDLGHNHILDTGLEGLFSTAKAFEDAGIQTVGVYPHETRDQAPILIKEVNGIKIAILAYSYGFNGMEAYLDQGDYDNRLSDLNEERMRKEIQKAEMEADITIVMPQMGIEYDLEPSEEQKELYHKMISWGADIVLGGHPHVVQPAEIVDKDGQQKLIIYSMGNFLSNQRLETMEGIDNAQWTERGVLMDITIEKVGRKTRIKTATARPTWVNRTPKDSYSPEGYELYHFQTYILEDWIEGGKYRDQLDDETKARVDTAYQEVKERVNLNWE, encoded by the coding sequence ATGCTCAATGAATGGCTTGATATTGGATTGGGAAAGGTGACAGTTGTTCGTCTAACCAACGAACAGTTTGTCTATGGTTTGCTGATTACAGTATTTGCGTCCGCGAATCTGGTCTTATGGGTTCAAAAATGGAATGGTTTCCCCATTACAGCACTAGAGATGCCGGAAGTTGTTGAAAAGCAAGAAGAAATTCATCCGGATCAGTTGCCACATACGGCTCGGATCATGGCAAATGGAGACCAACTCTACCATGACTTGGTTTATATGAGTGCCGTCAAGGAAGATGGAAGCTATGATTTTTCTGAGAATTATCACTATGCTCAGGAATGGTTGAAGCAAGGGGATCTGGTCTTGGGGGATTTTGAAGGAACCATCAATTCGGATTATGGACTTTCGGGATATCCAATTTTCAATGCCCCTGGTGCGGTCGTTGCTTCGATTAAGGATGCAGGCTATCAGGTGATGGACCTGGGACATAACCATATCCTCGATACTGGCTTGGAAGGGCTGTTTTCGACTGCGAAAGCCTTTGAAGACGCAGGGATCCAAACGGTTGGTGTCTATCCGCATGAGACGCGAGATCAAGCCCCTATCCTGATCAAGGAAGTAAATGGAATCAAGATTGCAATTTTGGCTTATTCCTACGGCTTTAATGGGATGGAAGCTTATTTAGATCAAGGAGATTATGACAATCGTTTGTCGGACCTCAACGAGGAACGTATGCGCAAGGAAATCCAAAAGGCTGAGATGGAAGCGGACATTACCATTGTCATGCCTCAGATGGGGATTGAATATGATTTAGAGCCATCAGAGGAACAAAAGGAACTATACCATAAGATGATTTCTTGGGGAGCTGATATTGTCTTGGGTGGCCATCCTCACGTCGTCCAACCAGCCGAGATTGTGGATAAGGATGGGCAACAGAAATTGATCATTTATTCGATGGGGAATTTCCTTTCGAATCAGCGACTGGAAACCATGGAAGGGATAGACAATGCCCAATGGACCGAACGGGGTGTCCTGATGGATATAACCATTGAGAAGGTAGGGCGCAAGACCCGGATCAAAACGGCCACAGCTCGTCCTACTTGGGTTAACCGGACGCCAAAGGACAGTTATTCTCCTGAAGGCTATGAACTCTATCATTTCCAGACCTATATCTTGGAGGACTGGATTGAAGGTGGCAAGTACCGGGACCAATTGGATGATGAAACAAAAGCGCGTGTCGATACAGCCTACCAGGAAGTGAAAGAACGTGTGAATTTGAATTGGGAATAG
- the msrB gene encoding peptide-methionine (R)-S-oxide reductase MsrB, with protein sequence MAEIYLAGGCFWGLEEYFSRISGVEKTTVGYANGQVETTNYQLIKETDHAETVQVIYDPDKISLRAILLYYFRVIDPLSMNKQGNDRGRQYRTGVYYLDDADREVIAQVFAEEEKQLGSKIAVELEPLRHYILAEDYHQDYLKKNPGGYCHIDVTDADQPLIDPATYPKPSQEELKARLTEAQYQVTQESATERPFHNAYDQTFEEGIYVDITTGEPLFFAKDKFASGCGWPSFSRPIAKDVVHYYQDHSHGMERIEVRSRSGNAHLGHVFTDGPREQGGLRYCINSASLRFIPKEEMEVEGYGDLLKQMH encoded by the coding sequence ATGGCAGAGATTTATCTAGCAGGTGGCTGTTTTTGGGGCTTAGAGGAGTATTTCTCTCGGATCTCGGGTGTTGAAAAGACGACGGTGGGCTATGCCAATGGCCAGGTAGAAACGACCAATTACCAACTGATTAAGGAAACGGATCATGCAGAGACTGTACAAGTCATCTACGATCCAGATAAGATTTCCTTACGAGCGATTCTGCTCTACTATTTCCGGGTGATCGATCCCTTGTCCATGAACAAGCAGGGAAATGATCGAGGTCGCCAGTACCGAACCGGTGTCTATTACCTGGACGATGCGGACCGTGAGGTGATCGCCCAAGTGTTTGCGGAAGAAGAGAAGCAACTTGGTAGCAAAATAGCGGTTGAACTAGAACCCTTGCGCCACTATATTTTGGCGGAGGACTACCATCAAGACTACCTCAAGAAGAATCCTGGGGGCTATTGCCATATCGATGTGACGGATGCTGACCAACCCTTGATTGATCCGGCAACCTATCCCAAGCCCAGTCAAGAGGAATTAAAGGCACGATTGACAGAGGCGCAGTACCAAGTCACTCAAGAGAGTGCGACAGAGCGACCTTTCCACAATGCCTATGACCAGACCTTTGAAGAGGGAATCTATGTGGACATTACGACTGGAGAGCCTCTTTTCTTTGCCAAGGATAAGTTTGCGTCTGGTTGTGGATGGCCGAGTTTTTCTCGCCCTATTGCCAAAGATGTCGTTCATTATTACCAGGATCATAGTCATGGGATGGAGCGGATTGAAGTTCGTTCCCGCTCAGGCAATGCCCATCTCGGCCATGTCTTTACCGATGGGCCAAGAGAACAAGGTGGCCTTCGCTACTGTATCAATTCGGCCTCTCTGCGCTTTATTCCTAAAGAGGAGATGGAGGTAGAGGGATACGGGGATCTACTCAAGCAGATGCACTAA
- a CDS encoding helicase BlpT — protein MGERDVIQEAKNMIETLQTAFSRECKTSPDALRFEGNLNHILEVLVKARQVDNRLLIELEKFYQSTSLLIGLGELGLSEEAYQAWRAYDHWHYEVVKPRLQVYGPTVLL, from the coding sequence ATGGGAGAAAGGGATGTGATTCAAGAGGCAAAGAACATGATCGAAACTCTCCAAACAGCCTTTTCTAGGGAATGCAAAACCAGTCCAGATGCCCTTCGATTTGAGGGAAATCTAAATCATATTTTGGAAGTTTTAGTGAAGGCAAGACAGGTAGACAATCGCCTGTTGATTGAGTTGGAAAAATTTTATCAAAGTACCAGTTTATTGATTGGCCTGGGTGAGCTCGGTTTGAGTGAAGAGGCCTATCAAGCCTGGCGAGCTTATGATCATTGGCATTACGAAGTTGTGAAGCCTCGGTTACAGGTTTATGGACCGACGGTGCTTCTTTAA
- a CDS encoding dihydroorotate oxidase, which produces MVSTKTTIAGFEFDNCLMNAAGVACMTIAELEEVKNSAAGTFVTKTATLEYRQGNPEPRYQDVPLGSINSMGLPNQGLDYYLDYLLELQTSDPNRTFFLSLVGMSPEETHTILKKVEDSDFRGLTELNLSCPNVPGKPQIAYDFETTDRILSEVFTYFTKPLGIKLPPYFDIVHFDQAATIFNKYPLKFVNCVNSIGNGLYIEDESVVIRPKNGFGGIGGEYIKPTALANVHAFYRRLNPEIQIVGTGGVLTGRDAFEHILCGASMVQIGTTLHKEGVGAFERITAELKDIMEEKGYQSLEDFRGKLHYID; this is translated from the coding sequence ATGGTATCGACAAAAACAACTATTGCAGGTTTTGAGTTTGACAACTGCCTGATGAATGCTGCGGGTGTAGCCTGTATGACAATTGCAGAACTTGAAGAAGTAAAGAATTCTGCTGCGGGAACATTTGTGACGAAGACTGCGACCTTGGAGTATCGTCAAGGGAACCCAGAGCCACGCTACCAAGATGTGCCACTAGGATCTATTAACTCGATGGGGCTTCCCAACCAAGGTTTGGATTATTATTTAGATTACCTCCTTGAGTTACAAACTTCTGATCCGAATCGGACTTTCTTTTTGTCTTTAGTCGGAATGTCCCCGGAGGAAACCCATACCATCTTGAAAAAGGTAGAAGACAGTGATTTTAGAGGTTTGACAGAGTTGAACCTTTCCTGTCCCAATGTCCCTGGGAAACCCCAGATCGCCTATGACTTTGAGACGACTGATCGAATCTTGTCAGAGGTCTTTACCTATTTCACCAAACCTCTTGGCATCAAGTTGCCGCCTTACTTTGATATTGTCCACTTTGATCAAGCTGCAACAATTTTTAACAAATACCCGCTCAAGTTTGTCAACTGCGTCAACTCGATTGGAAACGGCCTCTACATCGAGGATGAATCCGTAGTGATCCGCCCTAAGAACGGCTTCGGTGGGATTGGTGGAGAATACATCAAGCCAACTGCTCTGGCCAATGTCCATGCCTTTTACCGACGGTTGAATCCAGAAATTCAGATTGTAGGGACAGGTGGCGTCTTGACCGGTCGCGATGCCTTTGAGCATATCCTTTGTGGAGCTAGTATGGTGCAAATCGGAACCACACTTCATAAAGAAGGAGTAGGGGCTTTCGAGCGCATCACTGCGGAACTAAAAGACATCATGGAAGAAAAAGGCTACCAAAGCCTAGAAGACTTCCGTGGGAAACTGCACTACATTGACTAA
- the gdhA gene encoding NADP-specific glutamate dehydrogenase: MTTAKEYIQSTFETVKARNGHEAEFLQAVEEFLSTLEPVFEKHPEYIEENILARITEPERVISFRVPWVDRDGKVQVNRGYRVQFNSAVGPYKGGLRFHPTVNQGILKFLGFEQIFKNVLTGLPIGGGKGGSDFDPKGKTDAEVMRFCQSFMTELQKYIGPSLDVPAGDIGVGGREIGYLYGQYKRLNQFDAGVLTGKPLGFGGSLIRPEATGYGLVYYTEEMLKANGDSFAGKKVVISGSGNVAQYALQKATELGATVISVSDSNGYIIDENGIDFDLLTDVKNNRRARLTEYAAEKSTATYYEGSVWTYTGNYDIALPCATQNEINGEAAKRLVAQGVKVVSEGANMPSDLDAIKVYKENGILYGPAKAANAGGVAVSALEMSQNSLRLSWTREEVDGRLKDIMTNIFNTAKTTAETYGLGKDYLAGANIAAFENVANAMIAQGLV, translated from the coding sequence ATGACAACTGCAAAAGAATATATCCAAAGCACTTTCGAAACTGTAAAAGCTCGTAATGGCCATGAAGCAGAATTCCTTCAAGCTGTTGAAGAGTTCCTTAGCACTTTGGAACCTGTATTTGAAAAACATCCAGAATACATTGAAGAAAACATCTTGGCCCGTATCACTGAGCCAGAACGCGTAATTTCTTTCCGTGTTCCTTGGGTTGACCGTGATGGAAAGGTTCAAGTGAACCGTGGTTACCGTGTCCAATTTAACTCAGCTGTTGGTCCATACAAAGGCGGACTTCGTTTCCACCCAACTGTTAACCAAGGGATCTTGAAATTCCTCGGCTTCGAACAAATCTTCAAAAACGTCTTGACCGGCCTTCCCATCGGTGGTGGGAAAGGTGGATCAGACTTTGATCCTAAAGGCAAGACTGACGCTGAAGTCATGCGTTTCTGCCAAAGCTTCATGACAGAATTGCAAAAATACATCGGACCTTCTCTTGACGTACCTGCTGGTGATATCGGGGTTGGTGGACGTGAGATCGGATACCTTTACGGACAATACAAACGCCTGAACCAATTTGATGCAGGTGTCTTGACTGGTAAACCTCTTGGTTTCGGTGGTAGCTTGATCCGTCCAGAAGCAACTGGTTATGGTTTGGTTTACTATACGGAAGAAATGCTTAAAGCTAACGGCGACAGCTTTGCTGGTAAAAAAGTCGTGATCTCAGGTTCTGGTAACGTAGCCCAATACGCTCTTCAAAAAGCAACTGAACTTGGTGCAACTGTCATCTCAGTCTCTGACTCAAACGGTTACATCATCGACGAAAACGGAATCGACTTCGATCTTCTTACAGATGTGAAAAACAACCGTCGTGCTCGTTTGACAGAATACGCTGCAGAAAAATCAACCGCTACCTACTACGAAGGTTCTGTATGGACTTATACCGGCAACTATGACATCGCCCTTCCATGTGCGACTCAAAACGAGATCAACGGTGAAGCAGCGAAACGCTTGGTTGCTCAAGGCGTAAAAGTTGTTTCTGAAGGAGCTAACATGCCAAGCGACCTTGATGCTATCAAAGTCTACAAAGAAAATGGCATTCTTTACGGACCTGCCAAAGCTGCCAATGCTGGTGGGGTTGCTGTATCTGCTCTTGAAATGAGCCAAAACAGCCTCCGTCTTTCATGGACACGAGAAGAAGTAGATGGTCGTTTGAAAGATATCATGACTAACATCTTCAACACTGCTAAAACAACTGCAGAAACCTACGGTCTTGGTAAAGATTACCTTGCAGGTGCCAATATCGCAGCCTTTGAAAATGTCGCAAATGCGATGATTGCTCAAGGACTTGTTTAA
- the dnaJ gene encoding molecular chaperone DnaJ — translation MNNTEFYDRLGVSKNASQDEIKKAYRKLSKKYHPDINKEPGAEDKYKEVQEAYETLSDEQKRAAYDQYGAAGANGGFGGFGGGAGGFGGFDGAGFGGFEDIFSSFFGGGGASRNPNAPRQGDDLQYRVNLKFEEAIFGTEKEVKYHREASCRTCEGTGAKPGTSPVTCGRCHGSGVINVDTQTPLGMMRRQVTCDVCHGRGKEIKDPCTTCHGTGHEKQAHSVNVKIPAGVETGQQIRLSGQGEAGFNGGPYGDLYVVVNVEPSDKFERDGSTIYYKLNLNVVQAALGDTVHVPTVHGDVDLVIPEGTQTGKKFRLRGKGAPSLRGGSVGDQYVSVNVVTPTGLNDKQKEALRAFAEASDLKVNPKKKGFFDKVKDALDDL, via the coding sequence ATGAACAATACTGAATTTTATGACCGTTTAGGCGTTTCAAAGAATGCATCTCAAGACGAGATCAAGAAAGCCTATCGGAAATTATCTAAAAAATATCACCCAGATATCAACAAGGAGCCTGGTGCTGAGGACAAGTACAAGGAAGTTCAAGAAGCCTATGAGACTTTGAGCGACGAACAAAAGCGGGCGGCTTATGACCAATACGGTGCTGCAGGAGCCAACGGTGGTTTTGGTGGCTTCGGTGGCGGAGCTGGTGGTTTCGGTGGTTTTGATGGCGCTGGTTTTGGTGGCTTTGAGGACATTTTCTCAAGCTTCTTTGGAGGTGGCGGTGCAAGTCGCAATCCCAATGCTCCACGTCAGGGAGATGATCTTCAGTACCGTGTAAACCTCAAGTTTGAAGAAGCCATCTTTGGAACTGAGAAGGAAGTGAAGTACCATCGGGAAGCTAGCTGTCGGACATGCGAAGGCACTGGTGCTAAACCAGGAACAAGTCCCGTAACTTGTGGACGTTGTCATGGTTCTGGGGTGATCAATGTGGATACGCAAACCCCTCTAGGAATGATGCGCCGTCAGGTAACCTGTGATGTCTGTCATGGTCGAGGAAAAGAAATCAAAGATCCTTGTACAACCTGTCATGGGACTGGTCACGAGAAGCAAGCCCACAGTGTCAATGTGAAAATCCCTGCTGGGGTTGAAACTGGTCAACAAATCCGCCTCTCTGGTCAAGGAGAAGCTGGCTTTAATGGAGGGCCATACGGAGATCTCTATGTGGTGGTCAACGTTGAGCCGAGCGACAAATTTGAGCGTGATGGATCAACCATTTACTATAAATTGAACTTGAACGTTGTTCAGGCTGCTCTTGGAGATACGGTTCATGTACCAACGGTTCATGGGGATGTTGACTTGGTCATCCCAGAAGGAACCCAGACTGGTAAGAAATTCCGCCTCCGTGGCAAGGGAGCACCAAGCTTGCGTGGTGGCTCTGTAGGAGATCAATATGTATCTGTTAATGTGGTGACACCTACAGGTCTAAATGACAAGCAAAAAGAAGCCCTTCGTGCATTTGCGGAAGCAAGTGATTTGAAGGTCAACCCAAAGAAAAAAGGTTTCTTTGATAAGGTCAAAGATGCCTTGGATGATTTATAA
- a CDS encoding DJ-1/PfpI family protein: MKKVLCIIYPNFSLYEITALTSTLALSFDITIDYAASDHSIVVSEDGLPCQPTKTLDQICIEEYSCVILPGMVNIGPALQDEKLISFLRDLGEQDVLIAAISSAPLLLAKAGLLNDTKFTGGIWQNFFDYFEFLPRENFQPKVVVQDKQIITAIGFAHQEFARKVILSLGLAENTDNYFKEKNECAEEDLIFTLSDQEFDQVKQSIENTL; this comes from the coding sequence ATGAAAAAAGTACTTTGTATCATTTATCCTAATTTTTCTCTTTATGAGATAACCGCTTTAACGAGTACTTTAGCTCTGTCTTTTGATATTACGATTGATTATGCCGCTTCAGATCATTCGATAGTGGTCTCTGAGGATGGCTTGCCCTGTCAACCAACGAAAACACTAGATCAAATCTGTATAGAAGAGTATTCTTGTGTGATTTTGCCAGGAATGGTAAACATAGGACCTGCTCTACAGGATGAGAAATTGATTTCGTTTTTGAGGGACCTTGGTGAGCAAGATGTCTTGATTGCAGCTATTTCTTCAGCGCCTCTTCTATTGGCGAAAGCAGGTCTATTGAACGATACGAAATTTACAGGTGGAATTTGGCAAAACTTCTTTGATTATTTTGAATTTCTTCCACGTGAGAATTTCCAACCGAAAGTGGTTGTGCAAGATAAACAAATCATTACGGCTATCGGTTTTGCCCATCAAGAGTTTGCAAGAAAAGTGATTCTAAGCTTAGGATTGGCAGAGAATACGGACAACTATTTTAAAGAAAAGAACGAGTGTGCTGAAGAGGATTTGATATTTACTCTATCAGACCAAGAGTTTGATCAAGTGAAGCAGAGTATAGAAAACACCCTCTAA